In one Nicotiana sylvestris chromosome 8, ASM39365v2, whole genome shotgun sequence genomic region, the following are encoded:
- the LOC138875042 gene encoding uncharacterized protein has translation MKAQALVDHLAENPVDYEYQPLNTYFPDDEVNSVEVISEDTNAWKMFFDGVVNAKRCQDWGNFDLTHWSTLSSHNPASETRDVKLISYMQHVEDLSKRFKSVEFRYIPHFHNALADALATLASMLPYLGNLYIDPSEIQIRERHGYCNTVEVEPNVQPWYHDIKRFLKTKEYPEQANGDQKRTIRRLASGFFLSSDVLYKRTLDLNLIRCLDAEEAGRIMYEVHAGVCGPHINGYVLCQVHGNLIHEPPIELHPISAPCPFVSWGMDVIGPIEPKASNGHRFILVAIDYFTKWVEAITLKSVTKKVVVDFVHSNLIFRFGIPATIITDNAANLNSHLMREICEQFKITHRNSTPYRPKANGGVEAANKNIKKILRKMIQSSRQWHEKLSFALLGYRTTICTSVGATPYLLVYGTEAVIPAEVEIPSLRIIVEAELRTVNGSNPV, from the exons tggaaaatgttcttcgatggagttgTGAACGCAAAAAGGTGTcaggattggggcaattttgatctcacccactggtcaacactatccagccacaacccggcttcg GAAACCCGTGATGTCAAGCTTATTTCATACATGCAACATGTGGAGGATCTTAGTAAACGGTTCAAGTcagtcgagttcaggtacattcctcatTTTCACAATGCGTTGGCCGATGCgcttgctactttggcctcaatGTTGCCTTATCTAGGCAATCTCTACATTGACCCGTCGGAAATCCAAATccgggaaaggcatggttactgcAATACGGTCGAGGTGGAGCcaaatgttcagccatggtatcatgatattaAGAGATTTCTAAAAACGaaagaatatcccgagcaagccaatggagaccaaaagagaaccattagacggctTGCAAGCGGTTTCTTCTTGAGTAgtgatgtcttgtacaaaaggactctggATCTCAATTTGATAAGATGTCTTGACGCCGaagaggccggaagaatcatgtatgaagtgcatgcaggagtgtgtggacctcacattaATGGGTACGTTTTG tgtcaggtgcatggtAACCTAATTCATGAACCGCCTATAGAACTGCATCCCATATCAGCACCTTGTCCATTTGTTTcctggggtatggacgtcattgggccgatcgagccaaaagcttcaaatgggcatagatttatattggtcgctatcgactactttaCAAAGTGGGTGgaagcaattactctcaaatctgtcaccaagaaagttgtggtagacTTCGTACACTCCAATCTCATTTtccgttttggtattcctgcaactatcatcacggataatgctgcaaacttgaatagtcacttgatgagggagatatgtgagcagtttaagatcacgcatcggaattctactccttatcggcccaaagctaatggtggTGTCGAAGCAgcgaacaagaacatcaagaagattttgagaaagatgatccaaagttctaggcaatggcatgaaaagttgtcattTGCACTGTTAGGATATCGCACAACTATATGCACATCAGTCGGAGCCACTCCGTATCTTTTGGTTTACGGCACTGAAGccgtgatacccgcagaagttgaaatcccttctcttcggatcattgttgaagctgaattGAGGACAGTGAATGGGTCAAaccccgtctag